The sequence ataatcaaaaatctaagtacatttttagattcagcatatcaaagaacccaaccgattcaatttttgtcaaaatcaaactaagtttaattttggaccctttggaccttaatgtagaccaatttgaaaacgggaccaaaaattaagaatctacatacacagttagattcggcatatcaaagaaccccaattattccatttttgatgaaatcaaactaagtttaattttggaccctttgggccccttattcctaaactgttgggaccaaaactcccaaaatcaataccaaccttccttttatggtcataaaccttgtgttcaaatttcatagatttctatttacttaaactaaagttatggtgcgaaaaccaagaaaaatgcttatttgggttcctttttggcccctaattcctaaactgttggaacctaaactcccaaaattaataccaaccttccttttgtggtcataaacattgtgtttaaatttcattgatttctatttacttaaactaaagttattgtgcgaaaaccaagaataatgcttatttgggcccttttttggcccctaattcctgaactgttggaaccaaaactcccaaaatcaatcccaacctttcttttgtggtcataaaccttgtgtcaaaatttcatagatttctatttacttaaactaaagttatagtgcgaaaaccaagaaaatgcttatttgggccctttttggcccctaattcctaaaatattgggaccaaaactcccaaaatcaatcccaaccttccttttgtggtcataaaccttgtgttaaaatttcatagatttctattcacttttactaaagttagagtgcgaaaactaaaagtattcggacgatgacgacgacgacgacaacgccAACGTGAtggcaatatacgacgaaaaattttcaaattttgcggtcgtataaaaaaactttcaatGAAACTACAGTGTAAGTTAATGTTACCTTTGGATTTTTGAGAAATCCTAGTTTAAAGTCCATGTCAAGAGAGAGGTATTCAGGGTTACTCCTGACAGTAGAAACTATTATAATTTTCTTCTCCTGTCCCTGGAATTCCTCCACTGATCCTATCTGTATTTCTCCCCATGTTTTGGACTTCATTAATTGTTGTAACTTTTGTACCTGAAATTATACAAGtgttattatatactttttaaccGTTTAACATAATTGAGACTAACTGCTCTCCTATGACATAAAATTACtagcagaaaaaaatatataactactTCATTTCAATGAAGGtcttgaacttaaaacaaatgtatgtgCATTCTCAGATCCTTTCCCTGAATATTGGATATCACAAAGCAAAAGAataatataagaatgtttaaataaaacctatataaaattgttcaaaaattaAGTCTGGTAAAAATATGATAATGGAATCTCtgtagattttgtaaaagacttTTTAGTCTTTGTTCTGTATTGAAATTTCCTgggatttcagtatttttgtcatttcatttttttttcaagagttTAGTTAATAGACACATCtgtaatcaaaacaaaatgaaaataatagaaTAATTTGAATATACCTGTTTTCTGTAAGGGGAGATTATGCCAATATCCTTTGAATTTATCTTCAATCCTCGTTTCTTTTCCTTCAACAAACTGTTGACATAACTATGAACAACAGAAACTTCTTCAGCATTGAAAAATGAAGGACTTCTTGCTTCTCTCATGTCCTGACCAATGACTCCATGAAATATGATAGGAAAACCTTTATTAGGGAGTTTCTCCCAATCACAAAGGCTTTCCCTCATAATCTGGTCAGCCATTACTACTAGCTCGTCatcataaaacaatttatttggtAGATATAAAATGTCAGGATGAGATCTATAGTTGTTTAGAAGTTTAGTAATTATTCTCTCATCATAAGGTTTGGCATATACATCTTGGTCCACCATGTATCGCTCCAACAaagatttatctgaaaaaaaacgaaaatagcAACACTGTGTTATTTGagaaatgttgaatattattgttCTGTTTATCTTTTGCATATGTGTAATCAAATATAGCATCAATCAATGAATTATgtagcaaaataaataaattaaaataagaatgaCTTAACTTCATTTTCTcaagaatatttttatatacaagtcTTTGGAGAAAAGTTAGAATATTGAACTTCTTTTAGATATTATGATTCATgtgagcttttttttttttaaagtttcctACCTAATCCATATTTTATAGCAAACGGCGATCTAAGAATTGGTCCTAACTGCTGAGGATCTCCTGCTAATACCAGCTGTCCACATCCACCTGGGATATGGGGGTCAATATTAAGGATGCCAGCTACACCAATCAAAAGTTCTGGTTCTACAGCATGTCCTGCCTCATCTACAATCACATGACTGAAATGTCCTGTGGGAAAATTAGCTGAGGATAACCTAAAATGATACACattcaattattcaaattttttacaaaattataaattattcaaattttatacaaaaatagtctatttctattaaagttaaattaaacaaaaatgaaacaaaccCAAAATTGGTGTATAGTTAAGTTTCTTTAATAAGTTtccatatttatataatatttattaggTCAACTAGGTATGTTATGAACCACAAGTACATTTACCTTCCTGCAGTCACTAAGGTAGAAATAATTATCCTGTATTTCATTATATCTTCTTTGGTATGATATACAAACTGTCTAGTGGCTGCACTGTAGTTACAAACAGGCTGCAAAacaaatcagtttttttttcattatttcaaaatgtttggaATGCAATGCAgggaaatattttaattaagatTTGTGTTTGTGTTGCGttttgtgaactattgtttgtctatcaGTCTTTTTTATcaatggcattgtcagtttattaagTCCCTTTCGCCACTCTCTCTCTTGAATAACAAAACTTCTCTTATTTAGGATTATAATTATTGCATTAGTTTTCCCCCAAATATGTCATAAACTAGAATCATATTTTTAGTTCATAATAGAGTTTTACTTAATTCTCCAACATTTGATTCATGAACTGGCTATATGCCAGATTGACAAATTATAATCATGCATATAAGCTTAACCTCTTTATGAGAATTTAAATGACTGAATTTGCATATGACGTACAAATTAAAAACAGGATTTAACTCTAAATTTCACATGAAGGTGCACAGTAACCCTCAAATatatttgcttttaaaattttctcatttaaattaGATATCTTGAAATTAAAAGTCTTTTATAAAACTTGTTTCTTGGTGGGTTGGTAAGCCTTGGATGTCTCCTGGatatttttgttggttttctgTCTTGGTTCATACCTTACAATTCTTTTGATTTATGAAAAAGGGTAATTGTATTTTCCCTAGTGACTTACACAAAGAAGCACTGAAAACTTGCAAAGTCACAGAAAAAGGGTGACCTTATATAAAGAACAGAGCTCCAATTTATCATGGGAAGATGTGATGAAAATAATCAGCTTaaactgtttcaatttttttgttttggtaagTCCCAACattaaatgcaataaaaattaGTGGGGAATTGATAGCAAATAACATtcactataaacaaaataaaaactgcCAAATATAGGGGATTGTAGTTGTCAAGAAGTGAaagatttgaaattataaaaagagGGATGGAAGAGAACCTTAAAACTCAGGGTGATTAAGACTTCCACTGGAAAAATAACTTTCGTATAAGGTTCCACAAAGTGGAGCTCCACATTTCCAATATTTAAGAAAGATATATGTGATGTTAATTCCTTGGAATTAATTGTACCTTGACTTTTTCAGGAATAGTATTATAACTCCTAGATGCTGCATTTAACCTGAGTATATCTCGTTGAGGAATGTGTTCCAGTAAACGTTCAGCTATCAGGTCAGCAGCGCTGTTTGATGGTGTGCATGCTAAAATGTGAGCATTAGGCTTGGTTTTCCATATCTATAATAACAATTATGaacaaatttcatataaatttcaattttttactttaaatttgtttttacaagGATTCAGAGTTCATTCCTTGAATGCTTTCAATAAACATATAGCCTGTGCtccatttcttttattttttagcagatgtattgtttttatattgatcaaAATTTTGCTTAACAGCAATAATCTgtactttgttaaaattttattaaattaccATAGGTTTCTAAGAAACTTAGATTTAAGTTGGTTTTATATGCAACTCTTATTCAtctcttttttgttattgttttaagcTAGCACTTAAATAACATTACCTGTTTTATGGCTTCTACTATGGTAAAGGTTTTGCCAGTTCCTGGTGGACCAAATACAATATATGGTGAAGGACGAGATGTTCCTAATGTTATATGTTTCACAGCAATTTGTTGCTTCTCATTTGCCTCTATTGCTCTGCAGAAATACctttaaacaacaacaaaaatctgttcatgaataaaataatatagttttatttaaagtttaaaacaagGCATTGCTATGgacttcattcatttttttagagCTGAATGAGTTGAAATATCctataaacaattttgtaaatcttaaaaAGTTTGTAAAGGGATTGATGTGCTTTCTGTAAACAATGAATGACTGAAATCAgtcgggaatttctcgttacattgaagacctgttggtgaccttctgctgttgttttttctatggtcgggttgttgtctctttgatacattccccatttccattctcaattttatctttactATAAACATTAagataaaattcataaatttataagatacagtaaattataaaagatttaaTCTTCTAAACAATATGTAagaaattgttgttttaaaatttcatagatgcCAACATCCTTTTGACACAATCAGtaacaaactatcaaattttctgtatttttgaaaagttttcagtaatcattCAAAAACGtgcatttaccaataaaaattactgacGAGGGGTTGCAAAGTGATGTGCGGTAAAATGTGTCGTTTAAAATGTTGTCTGTAGTATGTATtccattcattaattttcaGATGTTCTCGACTCGTACATTTTCGTTTTGTCAAGGAGAAGTAGAGAAAGGGGGAAAGTTACTTCATAAAATGCAAGCTGGCCTCTTTGGAAGTCAGTTAGTTACCCAACAATAGGTCGATAACTCCCAAGAAACCGGAAGCACTACTGTGGCCTTTTCTAAATACCAGACCAGGACAAAAAAGTAATGATACAAATCTGTGTTTTACAAAATCATGAACTGTGATGATTGGGAATCTGTAACTATTCGACTTTGACCGTAATAGCTTAGTTTTGTTTgcaaaatcagaaaaattaccccaaaatcgtaatggttggcatctttgaaatttattcaaagCATTTTACCTAAGCTGTGCATTTACAGGGTGAGAGGTCTGTTCTGTACATACAGTCCTACGGTCAGGGAATAGAATTTTATGTTCCAGACCTTCTTCTATGGCAAGTTCACAAGCTCGGTGCTGAAGTCTCATAGGTAATCTGTTAAACTCAAATCTGACATTAAACTTCATGTTCCCTATGAATCGTTGGATCAAACTGAAATAGAAAGTATCCATGTTTAAATTGTAATAACAGTTAATGTTTATATGAAGAAGTTCCATAgacatttattataatttcaaaattcattcaTACGATGCTTATGTTTAGTAAAGCTTATTTTTTCAAGACAGTTATCAAAAgggcaaaacattttttgtcattttgaaaaagacaaTGAAAAGCTTATATCATATAAGTTTCAAAGGACTCCTGAGAAAGTATTATTTGTAATGTAATTAGTAGtataaacacatattttctaAGATTACCTATCATCAAATCCTAAAACTACCTCCAGTTGTCTTACTTCATGTACATAGCCCTGGTACTCTTTGTCACCTAAGTGTTCATTGTTGTTTACTCTTACATAAAGTCTGTCTCCCCTCAAAACAGATGGTCTATTCTCTGCTAATCCTGGAACCTTTAAGGAAAAACAAgggtaaattattttgttttgttataatttaacACCATGTGTGATAATCATTAATCACTTACACTTTTGTAACATGTAGAAAGGTTACAAATTATTCACCTATCATTTATGATGTAAAGTATGCAGAAATGTATTCACAACTTTCCACTTTGATGAAAGTTCATGACTATATATtctatataatgtatatacaactcgtctaaacatcaacccaacaatgttagatctattCTATATAATGTACATAGAGAGTATTGGAAAGGAATGTTTCCAATAACAGACaacattttgtttcaaacaGTTTGCTGATTCACTAAGgatttttattaaaagtctgtGCAAAAACATAATTTCTTTACAGAAAATAGACAAGGATTAATCATTGTAttaattagatttttattaaatatcaaatgaatgtGACAGATATGAAATCTTATCAGAGTGAATAATTTTTGTTCAGGATATAATATTCGaaatttacatgtttataatcaaattgtttttatctGCAACACCCCCTTTCTGATTTTGGGTCTGTTTTTCAATACTTTCAACCATATTTTCAAAGGACTTGAAGGTGAAAGCTCACATTGATGCAGTCAgttgcaatattttattacagaaTAAATCATGAACAAAGATAGGCAGGAATCAATCTTACTTCTAGTTTCAGCAGTCTACTGTTTTCAGAACAAAACACCATTGGGACAttttcaaggtcatattttCGTATATCATATTCCATTTGTATCTCTTCGAAATGCATCAAATTCTGAAATCTCTTCACATAAATACCAAGTTCTACTGGCTTCTCAATAGCCGATCTGTATAATAAGAAATCAACATaaatataataggtaaaatataTACAGTAAGCCATCTACTCTGACAACAAAAAAATAGGAACCATATTAAAgacttttaatattgaaaaggGATACATACAGTAGAAATGattctttgaaataaatttgaaattctgGTTTTATCTTGAGTACCTGGTCAGTAACCTTTGACCCTAAATGATGACAATAGCTAATACTGACATATTGGGCCAAGCCAaagtcttctttttttcttttataccaatttttttaatataaaattaaaggatcttttaatttataatgcTTTGATAAAATTGTGCTTATGTGAAAAAGTCATGGAATTAATTGCAGCTATTGCAGAACATAATTACTATACTTACTTTATAACAGTCAGCTCTACTTTCTGCACCTGTGTCAGGCCTTTTGTGTCTTTCAATCCTTTATTTACTAAGAGGCGAGTTGAACCAGGGATTAGGTAAGTCTTTAACTCTATTTCCCTTTTAAGATTATCACCATAAAgtctgtacaaaaaataaatttttcttttttgttacaaaAGTCAATGTGATCAGAAAGCAAAGGCAATACATATAAAGATTACACAAGTTCAAACAGAGTCAGAGATCAAATTCACCacttgaaattgatattttttcaaattgtcaaaCATCCTTTGACTCAAGGATTTTATAGACCATCGACTCTCACCTTAATCAAAGTGAGAAATATCTGTTTCCTTATGAATTTTTGACAATATAAAGGCAAATTA is a genomic window of Mytilus trossulus isolate FHL-02 chromosome 1, PNRI_Mtr1.1.1.hap1, whole genome shotgun sequence containing:
- the LOC134688349 gene encoding putative helicase MOV-10 isoform X2; protein product: MKGTNFRLFNESKDRGLDFLRFLSTEQISIQNQEKEKIKTVYNSGYNAYRKQIKPDESQIPFPVIVKALFTMGKLHLRENRMFSGEAPLQYINSHQNRSPRQQNSAYQNLPAPKPSENSHRKNGKNQNTKTPPASVKQRGTENQNTESGAPKKRPRNRRFKRKFPGRVAVDQHLLINKESTSESDAESPGDDTSPNHITNANTFKVSDFDLYTRKIGNIFECIACLAKCTSRDEIERHLEGKRHRLGVMTFELKKRRNELVQDQKGIQILSDVPCVDSTFCLTINEKVPKTIVLSIKNNSSDSCELVHCELLKRIRVFQLDDDHRVTESQETMNILPGGTYKIRVKTSAKNVGTYHAPVAFHFHRYDDQEFHIIKFLSARCINDITENIKPSLPYKRQSRRALQRLTKEIVAGYPVPKLYGDNLKREIELKTYLIPGSTRLLVNKGLKDTKGLTQVQKVELTVIKSAIEKPVELGIYVKRFQNLMHFEEIQMEYDIRKYDLENVPMVFCSENSRLLKLEVPGLAENRPSVLRGDRLYVRVNNNEHLGDKEYQGYVHEVRQLEVVLGFDDSLIQRFIGNMKFNVRFEFNRLPMRLQHRACELAIEEGLEHKILFPDRRTVCTEQTSHPVNAQLRYFCRAIEANEKQQIAVKHITLGTSRPSPYIVFGPPGTGKTFTIVEAIKQIWKTKPNAHILACTPSNSAADLIAERLLEHIPQRDILRLNAASRSYNTIPEKVKPVCNYSAATRQFVYHTKEDIMKYRIIISTLVTAGRLSSANFPTGHFSHVIVDEAGHAVEPELLIGVAGILNIDPHIPGGCGQLVLAGDPQQLGPILRSPFAIKYGLDKSLLERYMVDQDVYAKPYDERIITKLLNNYRSHPDILYLPNKLFYDDELVVMADQIMRESLCDWEKLPNKGFPIIFHGVIGQDMREARSPSFFNAEEVSVVHSYVNSLLKEKKRGLKINSKDIGIISPYRKQVQKLQQLMKSKTWGEIQIGSVEEFQGQEKKIIIVSTVRSNPEYLSLDMDFKLGFLKNPKRFNVTLTRAKALLIVVGNPVTLSHDNNWKQFIKYCQNNKAYVGVEFEDEETMVEDIIDRLNTLGLSDPKPQESEPEEPVISVEDYSQFNDQPWRSDL
- the LOC134688349 gene encoding putative helicase MOV-10 isoform X1, whose translation is MKGTNFRLFNESKDRGLDFLRFLSTEQISIQNQEKEKIKTVYNSGYNAYRKQIKPDESQIPFPVIVKALFTMGKLHLRENRMFSGEAPLQYINSHQNRSPRQQNSAYQNLPAPKPSENSHRKNGKNQNTKTPPASVKQRGTENQNTESGAPKKRPRNRRFKRKFPGRVAVDQHLLINKESTSESDAESPGDDTSPNHITNANTFKVSDFDLYTRKIGNIFECIACLAKCTSRDEIERHLEGKRHRLGVMTFELKKRRNELVQDQKGIQILSDVPCVDSTFCLTINEKVPKTIVLSIKNNSSDSCELVHCELLKRIRVFQLDDDHRVTESQETMNILPGGTYKIRVKTSAKNVGTYHAPVAFHFHRYDDQEFHIIKFLSARCINDITENIKPSLPYKRQSRRALQRLTKEIVAGYPVPKLYGDNLKREIELKTYLIPGSTRLLVNKGLKDTKGLTQVQKVELTVIKSAIEKPVELGIYVKRFQNLMHFEEIQMEYDIRKYDLENVPMVFCSENSRLLKLEVPGLAENRPSVLRGDRLYVRVNNNEHLGDKEYQGYVHEVRQLEVVLGFDDSLIQRFIGNMKFNVRFEFNRLPMRLQHRACELAIEEGLEHKILFPDRRTVCTEQTSHPVNAQLRYFCRAIEANEKQQIAVKHITLGTSRPSPYIVFGPPGTGKTFTIVEAIKQIWKTKPNAHILACTPSNSAADLIAERLLEHIPQRDILRLNAASRSYNTIPEKVKPVCNYSAATRQFVYHTKEDIMKYRIIISTLVTAGRLSSANFPTGHFSHVIVDEAGHAVEPELLIGVAGILNIDPHIPGGCGQLVLAGDPQQLGPILRSPFAIKYGLDKSLLERYMVDQDVYAKPYDERIITKLLNNYRSHPDILYLPNKLFYDDELVVMADQIMRESLCDWEKLPNKGFPIIFHGVIGQDMREARSPSFFNAEEVSVVHSYVNSLLKEKKRGLKINSKDIGIISPYRKQVQKLQQLMKSKTWGEIQIGSVEEFQGQEKKIIIVSTVRSNPEYLSLDMDFKLGFLKNPKRFNVTLTRAKALLIVVGNPVTLSHDNNWKQFIKYCQNNKAYVGVEFEDEETMVEDIIDRLNTLGLSDPKPQAESEPEEPVISVEDYSQFNDQPWRSDL